The Argentina anserina chromosome 3, drPotAnse1.1, whole genome shotgun sequence genome includes a region encoding these proteins:
- the LOC126788696 gene encoding uncharacterized protein LOC126788696: MDQIEHKYVTVQGLKLHVVDIGTGPNVVVFLHGFPEIWYSWRHQMIAVANAGFRSIAPDYRGYGLSDLPPEPEKTSSHDLINDILGILDALAIPKVFLVGKDFRPAYLFALLHPEKVLGVVTIGVPYRPPSTSSPYNKDLPEGFYINRWREPGRAEADFGRFDAKTVVRNVYILFSRSELPIAAENQEIMDLVDSSTPLPPWFTEEDLEAYGNLYEKSGFRTALQMPYRASTHDLGGTTDSIVRVPVLFIMGNNDCLLKFPGIEHYINSGKLSDFVPDLEIVSLPEGTHFVQEQSPAQVNELILTFLGKHI; encoded by the exons ATGGACCAAATTGAGCACAAGTACGTAACCGTCCAAGGCCTTAAGCTCCACGTCGTCGACATCGGAACAG GTCCCAACGTGGTCGTGTTCCTGCATGGCTTCCCAGAGATATGGTACTCATGGCGCCACCAGATGATCGCTGTAGCCAACGCCGGGTTCCGGTCTATTGCGCCGGACTACCGGGGTTACGGACTTTCCGACCTTCCACCCGAACCCGAGAAGACCTCCTCCCATGACCTCATCAATGATATCCTTGGAATTCTTGATGCTCTTGCTATCCCTAAG GTCTTCCTTGTCGGAAAGGATTTTCGACCGGCATACTTATTCGCCCTTCTGCACCCAGAAAAGGTGTTGGGAGTTGTAACAATTGGAGTTCCATACAGGCCACCATCAACTAGTTCTCCATACAATAAAGACCTCCCTGAAGGTTTCTACATTAACAGATGGCGA GAACCTGGCAGGGCTGAAGCTGATTTTGGACGCTTTGATGCAAAAACAGTTGTTCGAAATGTTTACATCCTTTTCTCAAGAAGTGAATTACCAATAGCTGCAGAAAACCAAGAGATCATGGACTTGGTGGACTCGTCGACACCTCTTCCCCCTTGGTTCACTGAGGAAGATCTTGAAGCGTATGGAAATTTGTACGAAAAATCGGGTTTCCGAACTGCTTTGCAAATGCCATATAG GGCATCCACACACGATTTGGGGGGCACAACTGACTCAATCGTTAGAGTTCCAGTGCTATTTATAATGGGAAACAATGATTGCCTGCTGAAATTTCCAGGGATAGAACATTACATAAACAGTGGAAAGTTGAGTGACTTTGTACCTGATTTGGAGATTGTATCTCTGCCGGAAGGTACACATTTTGTTCAAGAACAATCACCTGCACAGGTTAATGAGCTCATCCTCACCTTCCTCGGAAAGCACATTTGA
- the LOC126788660 gene encoding uncharacterized protein LOC126788660, with translation MDQIQHKYVTVHGLNLHVADIGTGPNVVVFLHGFPEIWYSWRHQMIAAATAGFRAIAPDYRGYGLSDQPPEPEKATFHDLINDLLGILDALAIPKVFLVGKDFGSRSAYLFALLHPERVSGVVTLGAPYRPPTSRSVYDESLPEGFYINRWQEPGRAEADFGRLDAKTVVRNVYILFSRSELPIAAENQEIMDMVDSSTPLPPWFTEEDLEAYGKLYERSGFRTALRVPYRVIKEDLGITIDPTIQVPVLNIMGNKDYSFKFPGIADYINSGKMKEFVANLEIVFLPEGTHFVQEQFPDQINELILTFLGKHI, from the exons ATGGACCAGATTCAGCACAAGTACGTAACCGTACATGGCCTGAACCTCCACGTCGCCGACATCGGAACCG GTCCCAATGTGGTCGTGTTCCTGCACGGATTCCCAGAAATCTGGTACTCATGGCGCCACCAGATGATCGCCGCAGCCACCGCAGGGTTCCGGGCCATTGCGCCCGACTACCGCGGGTACGGACTCTCCGACCAGCCACCCGAACCAGAGAAGGCAACCTTCCATGACCTCATCAATGACCTCCTTGGAATTCTCGATGCTTTAGCCATTCCCAAG GTTTTCCTAGTTGGAAAAGATTTTGGATCCCGATCGGCATACTTGTTTGCCCTTCTACACCCGGAAAGGGTCTCAGGAGTTGTAACATTAGGAGCTCCATACAGACCACCAACAAGTCGTTCCGTGTACGACGAATCCCTCCCTGAAGGTTTTTACATCAACAGATGGCAG GAACCTGGCCGGGCAGAAGCTGATTTTGGACGACTTGATGCAAAAACAGTTGTTCGGAATGTTTACATCCTTTTCTCAAGAAGTGAACTTCCAATAGCTGCAGAAAACCAGGAGATCATGGACATGGTGGACTCATCTACACCTCTTCCCCCATGGTTTACTGAGGAAGATCTTGAAGCATATGGGAAGCTGTATGAGAGATCAGGTTTCCGAACTGCACTGCGAGTTCCATATAG GGTGATTAAAGAAGATTTGGGCATAACCATTGATCCAACTATTCAAGTTCCAGTGCTGAATATAATGGGGAACAAGGATTATTCATTCAAATTTCCAGGGATAGCAGATTACATAAACAGTGGAAAGATGAAAGAGTTTGTCGCCAATTTAGAGATTGTGTTTCTCCCTGAAGGAACTCATTTTGTTCAAGAACAATTCCCTGACCAGATAAATGAGCTCATCCTCACCTTCCTCGGAAAGCACATTTGA
- the LOC126788400 gene encoding uncharacterized protein LOC126788400: MDRIQHKFITVEGLKLHVADVGTGPNVVLFLHGFPEIWYSWRHQMIAAADAGFRAITPDYRGHGLSDLPAEPDKASYRDLVSDVLAILEALSITKVFVVAKDYGCWPAYILALLYPDRILGVVTLGVAYIPASSRPSFTESLPEGFYISRFREPGRAEADFGRFDGTTVFRNIYILFSSSEIPIAAENQEIMDLVDPSTPLPPWFSEEDLKAYGALYERTGFQTALQITYRSKSDNMGITELLVKVPVLVIIAEKDYFLKFPGIEDSITSGKVKEFTSDLELVYMPEGTHFAQEQFPDQFNQLMLTFLKKHI; encoded by the exons ATGGATCGAATCCAGCACAAGTTCATAACCGTGGAAGGCCTCAAGCTCCACGTCGCCGACGTCGGAACAG GTCCCAATGTGGTCTTGTTCCTGCACGGATTCCCAGAAATATGGTACAGTTGGCGCCACCAGATGATTGCTGCTGCTGACGCCGGTTTCCGGGCCATCACCCCCGACTACCGTGGACACGGTCTTTCCGACTTACCGGCCGAACCGGACAAGGCTTCCTACCGTGACCTTGTCAGTGACGTCCTTGCTATTCTTGAAGCCCTTTCTATTACTAAG GTTTTTGTTGTGGCAAAAGATTATGGATGTTGGCCAGCATATATACTTGCTCTTCTTTACCCAGATAGGATCTTGGGAGTTGTAACACTAGGAGTGGCATACATTCCAGCTTCAAGTCGTCCCAGTTTCACGGAATCCCTCCCGGAAGGGTTCTACATCTCAAGATTTCGA GAACCAGGCAGGGCTGAAGCTGATTTTGGGCGTTTTGATGGGACAACAGTTTTTCGTAATATTTACATCCTTTTCTCCAGTAGTGAAATCCCAATAGCTGCCGAAAACCAGGAGATCATGGACTTGGTTGACCCCTCAACACCTCTTCCTCCTTGGTTCTCTGAGGAAGATCTTAAAGCATATGGTGCTTTATATGAGAGAACAGGTTTTCAGACTGCATTGCAGATCACATATAG GTCCAAGTCAGATAACATGGGTATAACAGAGCTACTTGTTAAGGTTCCGGTGCTTGTTATAATTGCAGAGAAGGATTACTTTCTAAAGTTTCCAGGGATAGAGGACAGTATAACCAGTGGAAAGGTGAAAGAGTTTACATCTGATTTGGAGCTTGTGTATATGCCAGAGGGAACACATTTTGCTCAAGAACAATTTCCAGACCAGTTCAATCAGCTAATGCTCACCTTCCTCAAAAAGCACATCTGA